From Lepus europaeus isolate LE1 chromosome 3, mLepTim1.pri, whole genome shotgun sequence, a single genomic window includes:
- the ZNF184 gene encoding zinc finger protein 184 isoform X1, giving the protein MEDLSSPDPALLQRGRTLLLPASVRESVTFTDVIVDFTQEEWQQLDPVQRDLFRDVTLENYTHLVSIGLQVSKPDVISQLEQGTEPWMVEPGRAAGPCGDLQTQLENSVSAPEPDIPEEPSPHTAVGKHSPWSCSLVGTVGSEGSLERQRADPLAVPREVTESSRGSGPAHKGSDTRVSEGAGVGTRQEVTPQQTSAKTGVKQNSHPVKKEKSIKCNECGKAFSYCSALIRHQRTHTGEKPYKCNECEKAFSRSENLINHQRIHTGDKPYKCDQCGKGFIEGPSLTQHQRIHTGEKPYKCDECGKAFSQRTHLVQHQRIHTGEKPYTCNECGKAFSQRGHFMEHQKIHTGEKPFKCDECDKTFTRSTHLTQHQKIHTGEKTYKCNECGKAFNGPSTFIRHHMIHTGEKPYECNECGKAFSQHSNLTQHQKTHTGEKPYDCAECGKSFSYWSSLAQHLKIHTGEKPYKCNECGKAFSYCSSLTQHRRIHTREKPFECSECGKAFSYLSNLNQHQKTHTQEKAFKCKECGKAFIRSSSLAKHERIHTGEKPYQCHECGKTFSYGSSLIQHRKIHTGERPYKCNECGKAFNQNIHLTQHKRIHTGAKPYECAKCGKAFRHCSSLAQHQKTHTEEKPYQCNKCEKTFSQSSHLTQHQRTHTGEKPYKCGECDKAFSRSTHLTEHQNTHTGEKPYNCQECRKTFSQSTYLIQHQRLHSGEKPFGCNDCGKAFRYRSALNKHQRLHPGI; this is encoded by the exons ACCTGTCCTCTCCAGACCCTGCCCTTCTCCAGCGGGGACGAACTCTCCTCCTGCCAGCCAGCGTCCGG GAATCTGTGACCTTCACGGATGTGATTGTGGACTTCACTCAAGAAGAATGGCAGCAGCTGGATCCCGTGCAGAGAGATTTATTCAGGGATGTGACGTTGGAAAATTATACGCACCTGGTATCTATAG GACTCCAAGTTTCCAAACCTGACGTGATTTCCCAGCTGGAGCAAGGGACAGAGCCATGGATGGTGGAGCCAGGCCGTGCAGCTGGTCCCTGTGGAG acTTGCAGACACAACTTGAAAATAGTGTGTCAGCCCCCGAACCAGACATTCCTGAAGAACCATCTCCACACACAGCAGTGGGAAAACACAGCCCATGGAGCTGCAGCCTCGTGGGAACTGTGGGGTCAGAAGGCAGCCTCGAGAGGCAGCGGGCAGACCCACTGGCAGTGCCCAGGGAGGTGACGGAATCGAGCAGGGGGAGCGGACCTGCGCATAAAGGGTCTGATACACGTGTCAGTGAGGGTGCAGGTGTTGGAACACGACAAGAGGTAACTCCACAGCAGACATCTGCTAAAACCGGTGTCAAACAGAATTCACATCcagttaaaaaagagaaatctattAAGTGCAATGAATGTGGTAAAGCTTTTAGTTATTGTTCAGCTCTTATTCGCCATCAGAGAACACATACTGGAGAAAAACCCTACAAGTGTAATGAATGTGAAAAAGCCTTCAGCCGGAGCGAAAACCTGATAAACCATCAAAGGATTCATACTGGAGACAAACCGTATAAATGCGATCAGTGTGGGAAAGGGTTCATTGAGGGACCATCTCTGACACAGCACCAGAGGATTCACACTGGAGAAAAGCCCTACAAGTGTGAcgagtgtgggaaagccttcagtcAGAGGACTCACCTCGTTCAGCACCAGAGGATTCACACCGGCGAGAAGCCATACACTTGTAATGAGTGTGGGAAAGCATTTAGCCAGAGGGGACACTTCATGGAACAccagaaaattcacacaggagaaaaaCCTTTTAAGTGTGATGAATGTGATAAAACCTTTACCAGGAGCACACACCTTACTcagcatcagaaaattcacactggagagaaaaccTATAAATGCAATGAGTGTGGGAAGGCTTTCAACGGGCCTTCGACTTTCATCCGTCATCACATGATTCACACCGGTGAAAAGCCTTacgaatgtaatgaatgtggaaaagcctttagccAGCACTCCAACCTCACTCAGCATCAAAAAACACATActggggagaaaccctatgaCTGTGCCGAGTGTGGAAAATCCTTTAGTTACTGGTCATCCCTCGCCCAGCATCTGAAAATTCATACGGGAGAAAAACCTTACAAATGCAATGagtgtgggaaggccttcagCTACTGCTCATCCCTCACTCAGCATCGAAGAATTCACACCCGGGAAAAGCCCTTTGAATGCAGTGAATGTGGGAAGGCGTTCAGTTACCTCTCCAACTTGAACCAGCATCAGAAAACGCACACCCAGGAGAAAGCCTTTAAGTGTAaggagtgtgggaaagccttcattCGGAGTTCCTCTCTCGCTAAGCATGAAAGGATTCATACTGGAGAGAAGCCTTACCAATGCCACGAATGTGGGAAAACCTTCAGCTATGGCTCCTCCCTCATTCAGCACAGGAAAATCCATACCGGAGAGAGACCTTACAAGTGTAACGAGTGCGGGAAAGCCTTCAACCAGAACATACACCTTACACAGCAtaagagaattcacacaggagcaAAGCCTTATGAGTGTGCCAAGTGTGGTAAGGCCTTTCGACACTGTTCGTCTCTTGCTCAACATCAGAAAACTCACACAGAAGAAAAGCCCTACCAGTGTAATAAATGTGAGAAGACGTTCAGCCAGAGCTCTCACCTGACTCAGCACCAGCGAACTCACACTGGGGAGAAGCCCTACAAGTGCGGCGAGTGTGACAAGGCCTTCAGCCGGAGCACTCACCTGACGGAGCATCAGAACACCCACACTGGAGAGAAGCCCTACAACTGTCAAGAATGCAGGAAGACTTTCAGCCAGAGCACGTACCTCATTCAGCATCAGAGGCTTCACTCGGGGGAGAAGCCTTTCGGCTGTAACGATTGTGGGAAGGCGTTCAGATACCGCTCTGCTCTCAACAAACACCAGAGGCTGCACCCTGGCATATGA
- the ZNF184 gene encoding zinc finger protein 184 isoform X2 has translation MVEPGRAAGPCGDLQTQLENSVSAPEPDIPEEPSPHTAVGKHSPWSCSLVGTVGSEGSLERQRADPLAVPREVTESSRGSGPAHKGSDTRVSEGAGVGTRQEVTPQQTSAKTGVKQNSHPVKKEKSIKCNECGKAFSYCSALIRHQRTHTGEKPYKCNECEKAFSRSENLINHQRIHTGDKPYKCDQCGKGFIEGPSLTQHQRIHTGEKPYKCDECGKAFSQRTHLVQHQRIHTGEKPYTCNECGKAFSQRGHFMEHQKIHTGEKPFKCDECDKTFTRSTHLTQHQKIHTGEKTYKCNECGKAFNGPSTFIRHHMIHTGEKPYECNECGKAFSQHSNLTQHQKTHTGEKPYDCAECGKSFSYWSSLAQHLKIHTGEKPYKCNECGKAFSYCSSLTQHRRIHTREKPFECSECGKAFSYLSNLNQHQKTHTQEKAFKCKECGKAFIRSSSLAKHERIHTGEKPYQCHECGKTFSYGSSLIQHRKIHTGERPYKCNECGKAFNQNIHLTQHKRIHTGAKPYECAKCGKAFRHCSSLAQHQKTHTEEKPYQCNKCEKTFSQSSHLTQHQRTHTGEKPYKCGECDKAFSRSTHLTEHQNTHTGEKPYNCQECRKTFSQSTYLIQHQRLHSGEKPFGCNDCGKAFRYRSALNKHQRLHPGI, from the exons ATGGTGGAGCCAGGCCGTGCAGCTGGTCCCTGTGGAG acTTGCAGACACAACTTGAAAATAGTGTGTCAGCCCCCGAACCAGACATTCCTGAAGAACCATCTCCACACACAGCAGTGGGAAAACACAGCCCATGGAGCTGCAGCCTCGTGGGAACTGTGGGGTCAGAAGGCAGCCTCGAGAGGCAGCGGGCAGACCCACTGGCAGTGCCCAGGGAGGTGACGGAATCGAGCAGGGGGAGCGGACCTGCGCATAAAGGGTCTGATACACGTGTCAGTGAGGGTGCAGGTGTTGGAACACGACAAGAGGTAACTCCACAGCAGACATCTGCTAAAACCGGTGTCAAACAGAATTCACATCcagttaaaaaagagaaatctattAAGTGCAATGAATGTGGTAAAGCTTTTAGTTATTGTTCAGCTCTTATTCGCCATCAGAGAACACATACTGGAGAAAAACCCTACAAGTGTAATGAATGTGAAAAAGCCTTCAGCCGGAGCGAAAACCTGATAAACCATCAAAGGATTCATACTGGAGACAAACCGTATAAATGCGATCAGTGTGGGAAAGGGTTCATTGAGGGACCATCTCTGACACAGCACCAGAGGATTCACACTGGAGAAAAGCCCTACAAGTGTGAcgagtgtgggaaagccttcagtcAGAGGACTCACCTCGTTCAGCACCAGAGGATTCACACCGGCGAGAAGCCATACACTTGTAATGAGTGTGGGAAAGCATTTAGCCAGAGGGGACACTTCATGGAACAccagaaaattcacacaggagaaaaaCCTTTTAAGTGTGATGAATGTGATAAAACCTTTACCAGGAGCACACACCTTACTcagcatcagaaaattcacactggagagaaaaccTATAAATGCAATGAGTGTGGGAAGGCTTTCAACGGGCCTTCGACTTTCATCCGTCATCACATGATTCACACCGGTGAAAAGCCTTacgaatgtaatgaatgtggaaaagcctttagccAGCACTCCAACCTCACTCAGCATCAAAAAACACATActggggagaaaccctatgaCTGTGCCGAGTGTGGAAAATCCTTTAGTTACTGGTCATCCCTCGCCCAGCATCTGAAAATTCATACGGGAGAAAAACCTTACAAATGCAATGagtgtgggaaggccttcagCTACTGCTCATCCCTCACTCAGCATCGAAGAATTCACACCCGGGAAAAGCCCTTTGAATGCAGTGAATGTGGGAAGGCGTTCAGTTACCTCTCCAACTTGAACCAGCATCAGAAAACGCACACCCAGGAGAAAGCCTTTAAGTGTAaggagtgtgggaaagccttcattCGGAGTTCCTCTCTCGCTAAGCATGAAAGGATTCATACTGGAGAGAAGCCTTACCAATGCCACGAATGTGGGAAAACCTTCAGCTATGGCTCCTCCCTCATTCAGCACAGGAAAATCCATACCGGAGAGAGACCTTACAAGTGTAACGAGTGCGGGAAAGCCTTCAACCAGAACATACACCTTACACAGCAtaagagaattcacacaggagcaAAGCCTTATGAGTGTGCCAAGTGTGGTAAGGCCTTTCGACACTGTTCGTCTCTTGCTCAACATCAGAAAACTCACACAGAAGAAAAGCCCTACCAGTGTAATAAATGTGAGAAGACGTTCAGCCAGAGCTCTCACCTGACTCAGCACCAGCGAACTCACACTGGGGAGAAGCCCTACAAGTGCGGCGAGTGTGACAAGGCCTTCAGCCGGAGCACTCACCTGACGGAGCATCAGAACACCCACACTGGAGAGAAGCCCTACAACTGTCAAGAATGCAGGAAGACTTTCAGCCAGAGCACGTACCTCATTCAGCATCAGAGGCTTCACTCGGGGGAGAAGCCTTTCGGCTGTAACGATTGTGGGAAGGCGTTCAGATACCGCTCTGCTCTCAACAAACACCAGAGGCTGCACCCTGGCATATGA